ACTTAACGTGTTTTACtactttttttgtaaaatcaaCATTACAACCACCATTCATACGATattgttataaaataatttttggtgGAAAAATCGCATACATGAAAATTGGTTTGCTTCGATTTAAATTACAAGTTGCACGTGCTGCGTAGAAGGCAATCTATTATCGCTAGTGAAATAATCTGTGGTTAACGGCCTTTGTGTGGGGATGGGAGGCGTGACTAGAGATAAAGTTATCAAATCACGACGAAGATTCGTCACAAAATataaacgaattttcaaatagCACTTCGTCAAGCTGAGCTCTTAAACATACGCGCTTTCTCTGCGATTTGTCAAAAGTACAATGGATTCGTACGAAAGTGTATTACTTGTCAAGTCTGAAGTATTTGTGTTTAAAATACCTCCAAGGTCAACGAATAGGGGTTATCGGTATGATTGATTCtttttgataatattttctacagaaatatttaatctTCGTGTAAGAATAGTGCATAAAAATGTAtggttatatataatatttcttacaCTATTGTCAAGAGAACTTAATACCGTGTATTTTTCATTACTCTCAATTTCATACGATTAATACATCAGCAAAAGTTATACCGGAAATTAATGAAAGAATGACATATTATTGTTACATCTGGAACACAATGCAGTCAAATTTTAATCTGTGTAATACTTTGTAGACTTTCAGAAGAATTTAACTCTAAATTATTACAATcttataatttttcgaaatttttgataaattttacaTATCTTAAAATAATATACCTTATTTTAATTCCATTAAACGAGAAAATGTATTTATCTTGAAACAGcataaaaagtattattttcctTTAGAATAATATGAAGAACAAAGTATAcatctattattatttatattttgatgTAGAAGATAACAATtgactttgtgtatttttatagaGCAGCTGATTGGAATCTTGACGAACCATCATGGACTGGTCGTATGCGTCTTGTATCCCAAGGAGATTCAATAACTATAAAGCTTGAAGATAAGGTGACTGGGGATTTATTTGCAGAATGTCCAATTGAACAATATCCAGGAATTTCAGTTGAATCAGTCACAGATTCTTCTCGTTATTTTGTTTTGAGAATTCAAAATGAAAATGGACGATCAGCCTTTATTGGTGTTGGATTTTTGGACAGATCGGATAGTTTTGATTTAAATGTTGCACTTCAAGATCATTTTAAATGGCTTAAAAATCAAGAACAgatagaaaaggaaaaagataaACCAAAACAAGAGTTggatcttagattcaaagaagGAGAGACAATAAAAATCAATATGAAAATTACTGTAAGAtcatttaattataatacgaaTATAAGtacataatatatttatatatataagtatTCAAATGCTatgattaaagaaaaaataatatagtTAATTCTGTTATATAGAAAAAAGATGGCAGTGAAGTTTCTTCTAAAGCAAAGCAACGTACCACTCCAGGTATAGGTTTACCTCCTCCACCAGGTGGTGTAAAAATTGCGCCGCCACCTGCAAAAACACCAACATCATCACCCGCACATAAACCTGTTCAGAGTCAAAATCAAACAACAAGTTCAGAGTGGGGAGAATTTGCTAGTGCATCGCAACAACCTCCAGCTCAACAATCACCGACAGTAGGCAA
This window of the Ptiloglossa arizonensis isolate GNS036 chromosome 5, iyPtiAriz1_principal, whole genome shotgun sequence genome carries:
- the LOC143146555 gene encoding NECAP-like protein CG9132 gives rise to the protein MDSYESVLLVKSEVFVFKIPPRSTNRGYRAADWNLDEPSWTGRMRLVSQGDSITIKLEDKVTGDLFAECPIEQYPGISVESVTDSSRYFVLRIQNENGRSAFIGVGFLDRSDSFDLNVALQDHFKWLKNQEQIEKEKDKPKQELDLRFKEGETIKINMKITKKDGSEVSSKAKQRTTPGIGLPPPPGGVKIAPPPAKTPTSSPAHKPVQSQNQTTSSEWGEFASASQQPPAQQSPTVGNASWVQF